A portion of the Trichomycterus rosablanca isolate fTriRos1 chromosome 17, fTriRos1.hap1, whole genome shotgun sequence genome contains these proteins:
- the scamp4 gene encoding secretory carrier-associated membrane protein 4 has protein sequence MAERVNNFPPLPKFLRIKPCFYQNVDEDIPQQHRQIVHRIYKLWMLYSIILCINLVSCIAWWAGGGSAVNFGLGLLWLVLFSPCSYTCWFRPIYKAFRADSSFNFMAFFFVFFLQCVLAFIQTLGINNWGACGWIATVLFFSTNVASAVIMLISAVLFTFVTVLMVVVLIRVHRFYRGGGGSLQRAQDEWSTGVWKSAPVREAGFNAIVETGPSLPQYPASVPSYPENRPW, from the exons ATGGCAG aACGTGTCAATAACTTCCCACCTCTGCCGAAGTTTTTGCGAATTAAACCATGTTTCTACCAAAATGTAGACGAGGATATTCCTCAACAACATCGTCAAATTGTTCACAGAATTTACAAGCTTTGGATGT TGTACTCAATTATACTCTGCATCAACCTGGTGTCTTGCATAGCCTGGTGGGCTGGTGGAGGTAGTGCAGTTAACTTTGGGCTTGGTCTTCTCTGGCTGGTGCTTTTCAGCCCCTGCAGTTACACCTGCTGGTTCAGGCCTATTTACAAAGCATTTAG GGCTGACAGTTCGTTTAACTTCATGGCATTCTTCTTCGTTTTCTTTCTTCAATGTGTTCTTGCTTTTATTCAGACCCTTGGCATAAATAACTGGGGTGCATG TGGCTGGATAGCAACTGTGCTCTTTTTTAGCACTAACGTGGCATCCGCTGTGATAATGCTCATCTCAGCTGTTCTGTTCACATTTGTCACTGTGCTTATGGTAGTGGTCCTCATCAGG GTTCACAGGTTCTACCGTGGTGGTGGAGGCAGCTTACAGCGTGCCCAGGATGAATGGAGCACAGGTGTATGGAAGAGTGCTCCTGTAAGAGAAGCTGGCTTCAATGCCATTGTTGAGACTGGCCCCAGTCTCCCCCAGTATCCTGCTTCTGTGCCCAGTTATCCTGAAAACAGACCTTGGTGA